The following coding sequences lie in one Arachis stenosperma cultivar V10309 chromosome 5, arast.V10309.gnm1.PFL2, whole genome shotgun sequence genomic window:
- the LOC130979957 gene encoding uncharacterized protein LOC130979957 has product MEWRKCYLDLMLVPLGILMSICYHIWLWHKTRTHPFSTSIGINANARRFWVPAMLKDIEKKNILVAQSLRNLIMGSTLMATTSILLSAGLAAVISSTYSVKKPLDDITYGAHGEFMVALKYVTLLTIFLFSFFCHSLSIMFLNELAILICTPQEALSKSMVTPEYLNEILEKGSILNTVGNRIFYLALPLLLWIFGPILVLLCFMAMLPVFYNLDFVVCWSSSNHGKSNMIIINGKSDNNDYL; this is encoded by the exons atggagTGGAGAAAATGTTATCTGGATTTGATGTTAGTGCCATTAGGAATTCTTATGAGTATTTGTTATCATATTTGGTTGTGGCATAAGACTCGCACACACCCTTTTTCCACCTCTATCGGAATCAATGCCAATGCTCGACGCTTTTGGGTCCCTGCCATGTTGAAg GACATTGAAAAGAAGAACATCCTAGTAGCTCAAAGTCTCCGAAACCTTATAATGGGATCAACTCTTATGGCCACCACCTCCATTCTTCTCTCCGCCGGCTTGGCGGCCGTGATAAGCAGCACTTATAGCGTAAAAAAACCTCTAGACGATATTACCTATGGCGCACACGGCGAATTTATGGTGGCGCTCAAATACGTGACGCTTCTTACCATATTCTTATTCTCATTTTTCTGCCATAGCTTATCAATTATGTTCTTGAATGAATTGGCCATACTAATTTGCACACCACAAGAAGCACTCTCTAAGTCTATGGTAACACCGGAATATTTGAATGAGATTTTGGAGAAGGGAAGTATTTTGAACACTGTGGGGAACAGGATCTTCTACTTGGCACTCCCGTTATTGCTTTGGATCTTTGGCCCAATCCTTGTTTTGTTGTGCTTCATGGCTATGTTGCCGGTGTTTTACAATCTTGACTTTGTTGTTTGTTGGAGTTCTTCTAATCATGGGAAATCAAACATGATCATCATCAATGGCAAAAGTGATAATAATGACTATCTTtga